The following are encoded in a window of Microtus ochrogaster isolate Prairie Vole_2 unplaced genomic scaffold, MicOch1.0 UNK223, whole genome shotgun sequence genomic DNA:
- the LOC101987211 gene encoding 40S ribosomal protein S27-like, producing MPLARDLLHPSLEDEKKKHKKKRLVQSPNSYFMDVRCSGCYNITTVFSHAQTVVICVGCSTALCQPTGGKARLTEGCSFRRKQH from the coding sequence ATGCCTCTGGCTAGAGATCTTTTACACCCTTCCTTGGAAGacgaaaagaaaaaacataaaaagaaacgGCTGGTTCAGAGCCCAAATTCTTACTTCATGGATGTGAGATGTTCAGGCTGCTACAATATTACTACAGTTTTCAGCCATGCTCAGACAGTGGTTATTTGTGTAGGTTGTTCAACAGCGCTGTGCCAGCCCACAGGAGGAAAAGCCAGGCTCACAGAAGGCTGTTCATTTAGAAGAAAGCAACACTAA